In the genome of Deinococcus budaensis, the window GGCCTGGGCGACCTCGCGCACGACGGTCAGGCCCAGGCCGGAGCCTTCCTGCCGCGCCGGGCCGCGCGCGAACGGCTCAAAGAGGGTCTCCACCCCTTCGGGCATTCCCGGCCCGCTGTCCTCGACCCGCAGCTCGGCGTAGGCGCCCAGGGCGTGGACCGAGACCCGGACCTCGCCCCGGGGGGTGAACTTCAGGGCGTTGCCGACCAGGTTTTCCAGCGCCCGGGTGACCAGGTCGGGGTCCACCCGCGCCTGGGCCGGTTCGCCGTCCAGCAGCAGGTCGAGGCCGCGCTCCGCCGCCAGGGGGTGCAGCCGGTCCACCACGTCCCCGGCCAGCGCCAGCAGGTCGGTCGGCGTGTAGCTGGGGGCCTGCCGGGCGCGCGTGAGGCTCAGCAGGTTGCCGGTGAGTTCGCGCAGCCGCAGGGCCGTGCGCTCCGTGCGGGCCAGCGCCGCCGCCAGTTCCTGCGGGGAGCGGGGCCGCGAGCGCGCATGCTGCACGTCCGCGATCAGGGCCGCGACGGGGGTCCGCAGCTCGTGCGAGGCGTTGGCCAGAAAGAGGGCCTCGCGCTCGCGCTGGTCGCGCAACTCGGCCAGGCTGAGGTCCAGGGCGCGGGCGAGGTCGCCCACCTCGCCGCGCGCCAGGACCCCCGGCACGGGCAGCGGGTCGCCCAGCCGCCGCACCCGCGCGGCCAGGCGCTCCAGCGGGCGCAGCGTGGCCCCCACCACCCAGGCGGTGACCAGCCCCGCCAACGCGGCCAGGCCCGCCCCCGCCCCCAGCGCGACGAGGCCGTAGCGCTCCAGGGTGCGCCGGATGGGGGTCAGGCTGCGGCCCACCTGCACGGCGTCGCGCCCCGAGCGGCGCACCGCCACGATCAGGTCGCGGTGCCGCAGCGGCCGATCCACGGCGGCGGTCGGCGCGGGCGGCAGCGCGAGGAGTGCCGGGTCCGGGGTGCCGCCGGTCCAGACCGGCCGGCCGTCCTCGAAGGCGCGGGCACTGGAGGCCGCCCCCTCGCGGTACAGCAGGGCCTCGGCTCCGGCGGGCAGGGGGCCGGGGGTCCGCACCGCCAGGTCCAGCAGCGCGTCCGCCTGCCCGGAGACCGCCTGCGTCAACGCCGCGACCTCGGCGCGCCACAGCAGCAGGCCGACTGCCCCCGACAGCGCCAGCAGCGAGAGCAGCGTGACCCCCACGCTCAGCAAGACCAGCTTGGGGCGCAGGCGCATGGCCTGAGTCACGCCTCCGGAAAGAGGTAGCCCAGGCCGCGCTGGGTGACGATCACCCCGTCGCCCAGCTTGCGGCGCACGTTGCGCACGTACGTCTCCACGACGTTGCTCTCGGCGCCGAAGGCTCCGTCCCAGACACGTTCGATCAGCTCCTCCTTGCGGTAGATCCGCCCCGGCGCGGAGGCCAGCACCTCGATCAGGGCGTATTCCTTGGCGGTCAGCGCGACGCGCACCCCCGCCCGGAGCACCGCGCGGCCCGTCCAGTCGAAGCGCAGGTCGCGCCACTCCAGCGCGGTGCGCGCCTCAGCGCGGGTCCGGCGCACCAGCGCCCGCAGCCGCGCGTGCAGCTCTCCAAGGTCAAAGGGCTTGACGAGGTAGTCGTCCCCGCCCGCGTCCAGCCCGCCGATGCGGTCCCCGATGGTGTCGCGGGCAGACAAGAACAGCACCGGCATCGTCAACCCGCCCGCGCGCAGCCGCCGCACGAGGTCAAAGCCCGTGTCCTCCCCCTCGGGCAGCCGCACGTCCACGATCAGCGCCTGATAGGGAAACGAGCGCACCAGGCTCTCGGCCTGCCGGGCGTCGCCCACGGCGTCCACCGCGTACCCCGCCTCGCGCAGGTTGGCCGCGAGGGGCAGGCGGATGGCCTCCTCGTCCTCGACCAGCAAAAAGCGCATATCTCATGGTAGGCCAGCGGCGCGGCGCCCCACCACCCCGGGGCCGGGCCTCTCCTCTCTCCCGCCCCGCCCGGCGCTCAGGGCAGCGGCGCGAGGGTCAGCGTGACCGTGTGCATCTGCTCGCGCGCGGCCCCGGCGCCCAGGCCGCCCACCGCCAGCGAACCGTCCTCGTTGACCGCCAGGTGAAAAACCAGCTCCCCGCCCGTCGACCGGAACGGCAGCGTCCCCGACACGCGCGCCCACTCCCTGGCCCCGATCCGCAGGGCGTCCAGGCCCGTCACCAGCTGATAGCCCAGATCGCCCGGGACCAGCGCCTCCAGCCGGGTCGGCTGGCGCTCCCACGACAGCGAAAGGGTCTGCCGCTGCGTCTGGGCGTGGTCGCCTCCCACGGTGATGACCCGCCACTCCAGCTTTCCCGCTGCGGAGAGCGTCAGCGCGGTCTGAAGCTGGAGGTCTACCCGCTGCACGACGAGCACGTTGTTGCCGTGCTCGTCCTCGCGCCCAAAATCGCTGGCGATGGCCGCCTGCACAGCCTGCACGAACTCCAGCACCGACACGGCCCGGCTCGGCATCCTGCCTCCTCCCGGGCGCGGCCAAGACGGCCCACCGGAGCCTCGCCGCCCGCCCAGCCTCACCTTACCTGCTCTGGGCCGGGGCCTCCCGGCGGCCCAGGCCCGTGGGGAGATCAGGCCGCCTCGGGGCCAGGCTGGGCGGGCGCTTCCCCCGCGCCGGGAGAGTCGACCGGCACTCCGGCGGCTCCCCAGGTGCGCTCCACCTCCCCGCCGATGCGGTCCACGTTCCCGGACCGGGGCACGTCGCCGGGCACGGCCCGCGCCTCTCTCCCGGCAGCCTGAATCTCGCGGACCCCGGCCCGGCCGCCACCTCCTCGTTCAGGCCGTTGACGGCCACGCGGGCGCCCTCGCGGGCAAGCCGAGGCCCTGGCCGCCGCCAGTGATCAGGACGGCCCTTCGGGTCAAACGTGACGCGAGGTTATTGTGGTGGCCCGGCGAGGACCGGCGCCCCGGAGCGGGTGGACGGCCGGACGCGGGGTGGTTCCCGACAGCCGCCACGCCGATGTCCTCCGGAATCCGTCTCCGGCCCTGGTGCAACTGGGCGCTGGCCTGCTCACTGGCACATTGGGGGACGTGACCCGGAGCACCAGAGCCTCCACCAGCCAGCCTCCACCCGCCGCGCCACCCCTGCGGTGTACTGGTTGCTGGTCCGTGTCTCCCGGACCTGCCCACGCGACCGCCTGGGAGCCTAGCCTCCCGTCGGCAACCCGAGCGGCCCGACCCTTCGAGGAGAACTGCCATGCTGCACCCCGTCCAGAACGCCAGGCGTGACCGCCTCGACCCCAGCGGCAAACGGGTCCGGCGGGTGGGCGACGTGAGCGTGAACGGGGCGCCCCTGCGCTTCGCCGCCGGTCTGCTGGAGGGCGCCGCGCACGTCACCACCCTCAGGGGCCGGGCCGATCTCGTCCTCTTCCCCGAGGTGCGTTCAGGCGTGAACTGGCGCTGGAGCCTGCCGTGAGGCCCCGCGCCGTCATCGTCATGGGCGTGTCGGGCAGCGGCAAGACCACCCTCGGAGCGGCGCTGGCCGGGCGGCTGGGCTGGGCCTTCGCGGACGCCGACGACTTCCACCCTGCCGCGAACCGCGAGAAGATGGCAAGCGGCGTGCCGCTGACCGACGAGGACCGCGCGCCCTGGCTGGAGGCCCTGCACCGCCTGATTGCCGACCACGTGCGCCGGGAGAGGCCGCTGGTCCTTGCCTGCTCGGCCCTCAAGGAGCGGTATCGCCGCACCCTGATCGGCGAGCTGGAGGGGGTCCGGATCGTCTTTGCTCAGGGCAGCCGGGACCTCATCGCCGGGCGGATGAGCGCACGGCAACACTTCATGCCCGTGGCGCTGCTCGACAGCCAGCTCGCCGCGCTGGAACCGCCCCAGGACGCCCTCACCGTGGACATCCGCCTGCCGCTGGAGGAAAACGTCCGACTTCTCGCCGCCAAGCTGACGGACCCGGCGTAGCCCTCAGGACCCGCCCGGGTTCGCAGCGGTTGGGAAAGCGCAAGCCGAACCCCCGAACCGCGCCAGAGCCTGCCGTGACCCAGCCCCCCCTGGGGAAGTTCGTCGCGGTCCAGGTGCCCGCGCCGCCAGCCCCGTCCCCACTTCCTGAACGCAAGGCGCCCCTTCTCACGCCCGCACAACCACGCGGTTTTCAGCCCCCGCTACACTCCCACAGAATTCACGTCCATTCCCCCCTCCGCCTTCCCCCTTTTTCAGGAGCACCGATGAAACTGAAACCCTCCCTGACCGTGATCGCCGCCCTCGCCCTGGGCAGCGCCAGCCTGAGCAGCGCCAGCGCCCAGACGACCATCAAGGTCGCCAGCCTGATGCCCCTCTCCGGCGGCCAGAGCGCCATCGGCACCCAGGCCCGCAACGGCGTCGAGCTGGCGGTGCGCGAGTACCAGCCGCAGTTCAAGCGGCTGGGCCTGACCCTCCAGTTCCTGCCCTTCGACGACCAGGCCGACCCCGCCACCGGCACCGCCGCCGCGCGCAAGATCGCCTCCGACCGTCAGGTGCTGGCCGTGGTGGGAGCGCTCAACAGCGGCGTGACCATTCCCGTGAGCGCCGCCCTGGCGCCCAGCCGGGTGGCGATGGTCAGCTCGGCCAGCACCGCCAACCAGGTCACCGACCGTGGGCTGAAAAACGTCAACCGCATCGTGGCCCGTGACGACGCGCAGGGTCCGGCGGGCGCGAACTTCATCGCCACGAACCTCAAGGCCAAGAAGGTGTACGTCCTCAACGACAAGACCGCCTACGGCGAGGGCCTCGCCAACGAGGTCGAAAAGGCGCTGAAGGGCCGGGGCATTCAGGTCGTCGGCAACGAGGGCACCGAGGAGAAGAACGACTTTTCCGGCATCATCGCCAAGATCAAGCTTCAGCGCCCCGACGCGATCTACTTCGGCGGCATCTACAACCAGGTGGGCGTGTTTATCCGCCAGCTGCGCGAGGCGGGCGTGACCACCCCGCTGGTGGGCGGCGACGGGCTGGACAGCCAGGAACTGCTCAAGATCGCGGGCAAGAGCGCCGAGAACGTCTACTTCACGACCGGCGCGGCGCCCGTCGAGGCCCTGCCCGCTGCCAAGACCTTCGCCGCGACCTACCAGAAGACCTTCAAGCAGCCTGCCCAGGGCTTCGCGGTCTACGGCTACGACGCGGCGAAGGTGGTGTTGCAGGGCATCCTGAACGCCGCCAAGGCCAACGGCAACAAGGCGCCCACCCGCGCGCAGGTGGAAAGCGCGGTGCGCCAGGGCAACTTCAAGGGGCTGCTCTCGGGTCAGGCCAGCTTCAACAGCGTCGGGGACCGCAAGGCCGCGACCCTCTACGTGATGAAGGTCGGCGGCGGCCAGGTCAAGCTCAGCACCACGCTGGCCGTCAAGCCCGGCCGGTCCTGATCCCGGCGCAGGGGCAGGGGGCGGAGGCTTGGCGCTCCGCCCCCTGCGCGCGCGGCCTGCCGTGGAGAAACGGGGCTGGTCACCCCTCCCCCGCCGGGGCATGATGGCGGCATGAAGCGGCCCGCCCTGCGCCTGCTGCTCGCCGCGCTGCTGGGCCTGCTCACCACGGCGCTGCTCGCGCTGCTGCTGGTGCCTGCCGCCCTGGACCTGCTGCCCGGCAGGCAGGTCTTTGTCCGGGCCTACGCCGCCGTGCTGCTCGCGTACCTGTGCGTGACGGCAGGCTTCGGCGTGATCGGGGCCGTCAGCGCGGCGGCCCTGCCGCTGGGGGCAGCCGGGGTGCCCGCCCGCGCCGGACCCTACCGGGTGGGCGTCTCACTGGCCGTCTCCGGCGGCGTCCTCTTGATCCCGGTCCTGCTGCTGTCGGTCATTCTGGCCATCTCGCAGGAGGGCGCGCTGAACGGCGCCCTGCGCAACGGCCACCTGGTGCTGGCCCTGAGCGCCGGGGGCTACGGCCTGCTCTCGGGCACGGTGCTGGGCCTGCTGACCGTGCGGCTGCGCCACCTGTGGCGGGTCGCGCTGGCCGGGCTGGCCGGAGCGGGGCTGGCGGGGGCGCTCGGCGGGGCGGCGCTGGAACTGGTCAACGCGCGGGCCGTGCTGGGCAGCGCGCCGGGCCTGCTGCTGCTGGTGGGGCTGACGGTGCTGACGATCCACCTGGGCTGGGGCCTGGCGGTGCGCGGGGCGCTGGCCCGGCTTAGTGTCCTGCGGGCCGGGCGGGGGGGGTCCCGCGCTCCCGGGGAAGCGGCCGAGGGGGCGGGCCGCGCGCAGGTGGCGGTGGTCGCCACCCTGGGCCTCAGCCTGCTGTCCAGCGTGGTGGGCCTGACCCGCACGCTGGGAGACTTCGTGACCGCCCGTCCCGCCGACCCCTCCCCGCTGCGGGTGGCCCGGCCCCTGAGCGCGCCCGCCTGCCCCGCCCCCACCGACCCGCTGGAACGCGCGGTGTGGGAGGTGACCACCCGGGACGGGCGGCCCGACCTCTCGTGCCTCAACGCGGTGACCCGCCTGATCGAGATGCCCGGCCCGCTGCCGCCCGGCGCCGCCCCCGCTGACCCCGCCCGCAGCGCCTTCGACGAGGTGGCGACCCTGGTGGGGGGGGCGCGGCGCGAGGTGCTGTTCACCACCATGCAGTGGGACGGCGGCGAGCTGAATCCCGGCTCGACCCTGGCGGGGGCGCTCGCCCGCCTGCACGCGCGGGTGCGGGCCGACCCGGCGGCGTACCCGGACGGCCTGCGCGTGCGCCTCACGCTGGGCAACTACCCGGTGCTCTCCACCTTCGAGTGGGGGGCCGAGGTCTGGGTGGCGCTGCGCGACCTGCTGGCGGCGGGCGTGCCGCTCTCGGACCCGCAGGTGGGCTGGCAGGTGGAACTGGGCAACTACGCCGGGACCTTTCCGCACAGCCACGTCAAGCTCGTCGCCCTCGACGGCGAGACGCTGCTGACGGCGGGCTTCAATTACGCCTACGGGCACTACCCGCCGGAGCACCCGTCGGGCCGGGGCATCCGGCTCTACGACCTGGCCCTGGTGGCGCGCGGCCCGGCGGCGCAAGACGGGGTGAATATCTTCGAGGACCTGTGGGCGCGCAGCCGGGTGGTGACCTGCGCGCCCGGCGTGCAGGCGGCCACCGTGCGCCAGCAGTGCCGTCTGGGCGACCTGGGCAGGCCCGCCGCCCTGCCTGCCGCGCGCCGGGCGGTCCCGGCCGGGCAGGCCCGCGCCTTCAGCCTCTACCGCCGCGAGGGCTTCGTGCAGGCCGATCAGGCCGTGCTGGCCCTGCTGAACGGGGCCACCACCCGCATCGACCTGCTGCACGTGAACTTCAGCATGGACCTGGGGTGCGTCGTCGCGCTGCTCAACCCCGCCCTGTGCACCGACCGCGACCGCCTGCCCTTCATGACCGCGCTGCTGGGCGCCCTGGAGCGCGGGGTGACCGTGCGGCTGCTGACCGACGGCAGCGCGGCCATGGGCGCCATCGAGAACCGCATTGCCCTGGGGTACCTGCGCCGGGAGATGCAGCGGCGCGGCCTGCCCGCTTCCCGCTTCACGGCCCGCTGGTTTCCCGGCCCCATCCATGCCAAGGGCACCCTGATCGACGGCCGGATGCTGGTCGTCGGCAGCATGAACCTGCACCATTCGTCGTGGACCCAGGGCCTGCTCGGCCTGAACGAAGCGGTGCTGGCGACCAGCGACCCCGCCATGGCCGCCGCGTTCCAGGACCACTTCGGCCGCGTGTGGCCGCAGGCCGCGCCCGCCGAGCTGCCCTCCTTTTTGCTGAACGTCTCGCCCTGACGCCGGGGCCGGGGTGACCCTGGCAACCGGGGGTTGACGGGAGGTGCCCCTCCGGTCCTCCCGCCGTTGGTGGGCTGGACCCTGGCATGGCACCTGGCCCCGGGGCACAATGGCGACCAGGCGGCACCTCTCCGGCAGAGGTGTTCGTCCAGCGGCCTGCGCCGTCCGCCGCCCCGGACCGGGGTGCCCGCCTGCCGGAAGGGGCGGCGCCGGGCACGGCGGGCCGCCACCGCCGGAAGCCCGGGGCGGTGCTAGCGTTGGGCGGCGGCGGTGTTCAGGGACGGCGCCCCTTCGCCCCCACGCGGCGGCTCCCCCCTTTCCCTTGCTGCCGTGATGCACGGGCGGGGGGTGAGGCGCCGGGCCTCAGCCGGAATCCCGGCTGTCCTGGCCTGCCAGACCCCATGGGCTGGCCCCCACGGACGCCCGGGGCCGCCTGCCCACGCCGCCCCTTTTTCAGGAGGACCATGCACCCACTCGCGCACGTGCCCAGCGCACGTCCCGTTCTCGAACGCCTTCAGCAGGAGCTGTCCGCCCGCGGAGAGCCGCACGCCACGGTGCAGCTGCTCGGACAGGCTGAGGCGCACGCCTTTGACCTGCTGGGCGGCATCCGGTTTCTCGACCACGGCGCGCGGCAACCCGGCCTGCGCTGCGCCGCCTGCGCCACCGGACACGGCCTGCGCTACGCCTTTTACATCACCACCACGGTGGGCGAGGTCATCGGCCCGGTGGGCAGCAACTGCGTCTTCACGCGGGTGCTGGGGCAGGAGGCCGCCCGGCGTCTGGGGCGGCGGCTCGAGGGGGGCCTGGCGGCATTCCAGCGCGAGCAGCACCGCGCCCAGCAGCAGCGGCTGCTGGAGGAGGCCGGAAGCTGGCGCGGTTACCTGCGCGAGCTGGGCTTCGAGTGGGCGCTGCTGGCCCTGGCGGGAGAGGGCCACCTCCCCGCCGAGCTGCGGGCCACGCTGGAGCAGGCGCAGGCGAGAAACGAACCGCTGACGGCAGCCACCCTGGCGGCCCTGCGCGCCCAGGCGGCGGAAAAAC includes:
- a CDS encoding phospholipase D-like domain-containing protein, with amino-acid sequence MKRPALRLLLAALLGLLTTALLALLLVPAALDLLPGRQVFVRAYAAVLLAYLCVTAGFGVIGAVSAAALPLGAAGVPARAGPYRVGVSLAVSGGVLLIPVLLLSVILAISQEGALNGALRNGHLVLALSAGGYGLLSGTVLGLLTVRLRHLWRVALAGLAGAGLAGALGGAALELVNARAVLGSAPGLLLLVGLTVLTIHLGWGLAVRGALARLSVLRAGRGGSRAPGEAAEGAGRAQVAVVATLGLSLLSSVVGLTRTLGDFVTARPADPSPLRVARPLSAPACPAPTDPLERAVWEVTTRDGRPDLSCLNAVTRLIEMPGPLPPGAAPADPARSAFDEVATLVGGARREVLFTTMQWDGGELNPGSTLAGALARLHARVRADPAAYPDGLRVRLTLGNYPVLSTFEWGAEVWVALRDLLAAGVPLSDPQVGWQVELGNYAGTFPHSHVKLVALDGETLLTAGFNYAYGHYPPEHPSGRGIRLYDLALVARGPAAQDGVNIFEDLWARSRVVTCAPGVQAATVRQQCRLGDLGRPAALPAARRAVPAGQARAFSLYRREGFVQADQAVLALLNGATTRIDLLHVNFSMDLGCVVALLNPALCTDRDRLPFMTALLGALERGVTVRLLTDGSAAMGAIENRIALGYLRREMQRRGLPASRFTARWFPGPIHAKGTLIDGRMLVVGSMNLHHSSWTQGLLGLNEAVLATSDPAMAAAFQDHFGRVWPQAAPAELPSFLLNVSP
- a CDS encoding response regulator transcription factor encodes the protein MRFLLVEDEEAIRLPLAANLREAGYAVDAVGDARQAESLVRSFPYQALIVDVRLPEGEDTGFDLVRRLRAGGLTMPVLFLSARDTIGDRIGGLDAGGDDYLVKPFDLGELHARLRALVRRTRAEARTALEWRDLRFDWTGRAVLRAGVRVALTAKEYALIEVLASAPGRIYRKEELIERVWDGAFGAESNVVETYVRNVRRKLGDGVIVTQRGLGYLFPEA
- a CDS encoding branched-chain amino acid ABC transporter substrate-binding protein, coding for MKLKPSLTVIAALALGSASLSSASAQTTIKVASLMPLSGGQSAIGTQARNGVELAVREYQPQFKRLGLTLQFLPFDDQADPATGTAAARKIASDRQVLAVVGALNSGVTIPVSAALAPSRVAMVSSASTANQVTDRGLKNVNRIVARDDAQGPAGANFIATNLKAKKVYVLNDKTAYGEGLANEVEKALKGRGIQVVGNEGTEEKNDFSGIIAKIKLQRPDAIYFGGIYNQVGVFIRQLREAGVTTPLVGGDGLDSQELLKIAGKSAENVYFTTGAAPVEALPAAKTFAATYQKTFKQPAQGFAVYGYDAAKVVLQGILNAAKANGNKAPTRAQVESAVRQGNFKGLLSGQASFNSVGDRKAATLYVMKVGGGQVKLSTTLAVKPGRS
- a CDS encoding trypco2 family protein, whose translation is MPSRAVSVLEFVQAVQAAIASDFGREDEHGNNVLVVQRVDLQLQTALTLSAAGKLEWRVITVGGDHAQTQRQTLSLSWERQPTRLEALVPGDLGYQLVTGLDALRIGAREWARVSGTLPFRSTGGELVFHLAVNEDGSLAVGGLGAGAAREQMHTVTLTLAPLP
- a CDS encoding gluconokinase, which codes for MRPRAVIVMGVSGSGKTTLGAALAGRLGWAFADADDFHPAANREKMASGVPLTDEDRAPWLEALHRLIADHVRRERPLVLACSALKERYRRTLIGELEGVRIVFAQGSRDLIAGRMSARQHFMPVALLDSQLAALEPPQDALTVDIRLPLEENVRLLAAKLTDPA
- a CDS encoding HAMP domain-containing sensor histidine kinase yields the protein MTQAMRLRPKLVLLSVGVTLLSLLALSGAVGLLLWRAEVAALTQAVSGQADALLDLAVRTPGPLPAGAEALLYREGAASSARAFEDGRPVWTGGTPDPALLALPPAPTAAVDRPLRHRDLIVAVRRSGRDAVQVGRSLTPIRRTLERYGLVALGAGAGLAALAGLVTAWVVGATLRPLERLAARVRRLGDPLPVPGVLARGEVGDLARALDLSLAELRDQREREALFLANASHELRTPVAALIADVQHARSRPRSPQELAAALARTERTALRLRELTGNLLSLTRARQAPSYTPTDLLALAGDVVDRLHPLAAERGLDLLLDGEPAQARVDPDLVTRALENLVGNALKFTPRGEVRVSVHALGAYAELRVEDSGPGMPEGVETLFEPFARGPARQEGSGLGLTVVREVAQAHGGRVRLERRSQGGTRARLVLPGEPPPSP